The following coding sequences are from one Hypomesus transpacificus isolate Combined female unplaced genomic scaffold, fHypTra1 scaffold_201, whole genome shotgun sequence window:
- the slc25a14 gene encoding brain mitochondrial carrier protein 1, translated as MANLNWKPFIYGGMASIVAEFGTFPIDLTKTRLQVQGQSQYMEVRYRGMFHALFRIGKEEGIKALYSGISPALLRQASYGTIKIGTYNTLKGLFVSRPEDETMVINVFCGVVSGVLSSSLANPTDVLKIRMQAQGSLLQGSMMSNFISIYQNEGTRGLWRGVIPTAQRAAIVVGVELPVYDITKKHLIRSGTMGDNILTHFVSSFTCGLAGALASNPVDVVRTRMMNQRVLSGGPMYKGTLDGLMQTWKNEGFFALYKGFWPNWLRLGPWNIIFFITFEQLKKMPL; from the exons ATGGCCAATCTAAACTGGAAACCTTTCATCTACGGAGGGATGGCCTCAATTGTCGCAGAATTCG GTACGTTCCCCATAGACCTCACGAAGACGCGGTTGCAGGTGCAGGGGCAGTCTCAGTACATGGAAGTGCGTTACCGGGGCATGTTCCACGCCCTCTTCAGGATCGGCAAGGAGGAGGGCATTAAGGCCTTGTACTCTGG GATCTCTCCAGCGCTGCTGAGACAGGCCTCCTATGGCACCATCAAGATCGGCACCTACAACACCCTCAAGGGGCTTTTCGTCAGCCGGCCAGAAG atgaaACCATGGTGATCAACGTGTTCTGTGGTGTGGTGTCAGGAGTACTGTCCTCCTCGCTGGCCAACCCCACTGACGTCCTCAAG ATCAGGATGCAGGCCCAGGGCAGTCTGTTACAGGGCAGCATGATGTCCAACTTCATCAGCATCTACCAGAATGAAGGGACCAGGGGACTCTGGAGG GGTGTCATCCCCACAGCCCAGCGGGCGGCCATcgtggtgggggtggagcttCCTGTCTATGACATCACCAAGAAGCATCTGATTCGCTCGGGCACCATGGGAGACAATATACTGACACATTTCGT ctCCAGTTTCACGTGTGGCCTGGCGGGGGCGCTAGCCTCCAACCCGGTGGACGTGGTCCGGACCAGGATGATGAACCAGCGCGTGCTGTCAGGCGGCCCCATGTACAAGGGCACCCTGGACGGCCTGATGCAGACCTGGAAGAACGAGGGCTTCTTCGCCCTCTACAAGGGCTTCTGGCCCAACTGGCTCAGACTAGGGCCATGGAACATCATC TTCTTCATCACCTTTGAACAGCTGAAGAAGATGCCCTTATAG
- the LOC124462179 gene encoding glucose-dependent insulinotropic receptor: MAPYNTSSWRRDPSINLSTFLHPAVRPWDLGLKPHVTGWILSVAACLIISTNLLVAVALLQLIRRRGSQSWCFVLNLALADTLVGLAITGIASDDFSYDAAAEPSRFRGDAGSSGVPSARKCLFRMGFVIAPSTASILSMFLISLDRYVAIKLPLRYSRLTGKWTVAGSLVVLWVMSLTFAILPGVVKGLQQESYGGFCTFFSVIRPGGIMVVFCTTFFPLLSVFLFFYLDILKIACFHQKQIRQARQAGSRLPQGSYRYWGHVKALRTVALLVGCFTLSWCPFFVVCAVQFLCEDCKLLRFLENDLWLLGLSNSLINPLVYACWQREVRLQLGSFFCKSRRLLLHMGASDASERFHTQRHLPTQMTITGSEPLEHTFLPHLPHRETQARPLSISTSM, from the exons ATGGCTCCTTATAACACGTCCAGTTGGAGGAGGGACCCGTCCATCAACCTCAGCACGTTCCTGCACCCGGCGGTGCGACCCTGGGACCTGGGCCTGAAGCCACACGTGACCGGCTGGATCCTGAGCGTGGCAGCCTGCCTGATCATCTCCACCAACCTACTGGTGGCGGTTGCTCTCCTCCAGCTGATCCGAAGGAGGGGAAGTCAGAGTTGGTGCTTTGTTTTAAACCTCGCCCTTGCCGACACGCTGGTCGGCCTGGCCATCACCGGCATCGCCAGCGACGACTTTAGCTACGACGCCGCGGCCGAGCCCAGCCGTTTCCGCGGCGACGCGGGGAGCAGCGGCGTGCCCTCCGCCCGCAAGTGCCTGTTCCGCATGGGGTTCGTCATCGCGCCGTCAACGGCCTCCATTTTGTCCATGTTCCTCATCTCGCTGGACCGCTACGTGGCCATCAAGTTGCCCCTGCGTTACTCACGCCTGACGGGGAAGTGGACGGTGGCTGGGTCTCTGGTGGTGCTCTGGGTGATGTCACTCACCTTCGCAATACTGCCAG GGGTGGTGAAGGGGCTCCAGCAGGAATCCTACGGTGGCTTCTGCACGTTCTTCTCCGTCATCCGCCCCGGCGGAATCATGGTCGTGTTCTGCACCACGTTCTTCCCTTTACTGTCCGTGTTTCTCTTCTTCTACCTGGACATCCTGAAGATCGCCTGCTTCCACCAGAAGCAAATACGACAGGCCAGGCAAGCGGGCTCCAGGCTGCCCCAGGGAAGCTATCGATACTGGGGCCACGTCAAGGCCCTGAGAACCGTGGCTCTGCTGGTGGGGTGCTTCACCCTATCCTGGTGCCCCTTTTTTGTGGTGTGTGCGGTTCAGTTTCTGTGCGAGGACTGCAAGCTGCTGAGGTTTCTGGAAAACGATCTGTGGTTGCTGGGACTGTCTAACTCTCTCATCAACCCTTTGGTGTATGCGTGCTGGCAGAGGGAGGTCAGGTTGCAACTGGGGTCTTTCTTTTGCAAAAGCAGACGCCTGCTGTTGCACATGGGTGCCTCGGATGCATCAGAGAGGTTTCACACACAGCGACACCTGCCCACGCAGATGACTATCACAGGAAGTGAACCTCTGGAACACACCTTTCTGCCTCACCTGCCACATCGGGAGACCCAAGCCAGGCCATTGTCCATTTCAACGTCAATGTGA
- the rbmx2 gene encoding RNA-binding motif protein, X-linked 2, producing MNPLTKVKLINELNEREANLGIKETVSWHSEYKDSAWIFVGGFPYELTEGDIICVFSQYGEMANINLVRDKKTGKSKGFCFICYEDQRSTILAVDNLNGIKIKGRTIRVDHVMNYRPPKDNEDLDDITKRLREEGCAPKMPDPSSSEEEEEYAVSVKKAKKDKKEKKKKKKEKKKEEKKKVLKLEQQEKHPQESDPVRVKQEKEDEAYDKYNQRGAPERHGSQLRSPRDNAAFRHRHGDQRDGNREREEEEGWRDGGVERKWEGGVRNRDSWRTGREEREELDVPPRESGDRERERPRERDGDMDRNREREKERVSDRSRGMDRDRSRERDNDRNRDSDRYNKHKEGGSREGEHRRHR from the exons ATGAA tcCACTAACCAAGGTGAAGTTGATCAATGAGCTGAATGAGAGAGAAGCGAATTTGGGTATTAAAGAGACGGTGTCCTGGCACTCAGAGTATAAAGACAGCGCCTGGATATTCGTTG GAGGGTTTCCGTATGAACTCACGGAGGGTGACATCATCTGTGTCTTTTCCCA ATATGGGGAGATGGCCAACATCAACCTGGTACGTGATAAAAAGACAGGCAAATCCAAAGGCTTCTGTTTCATCTGCTATGAGGACCAGAGAAGCACTATCTTGGCTGTTGACAATTTAAACGGGATTAAG ATTAAAGGGAGAACCATCCGTGTAGACCATGTGATGAACTACCGCCCCCCCAAAGACAACGAGGACCTCGATGACATCACCAAGCgtctgagggaggagggatgtgcCCCCAAAATGCCGGACCCTTCGTCatccgaggaggaggaagagtacgCCGTCTCTGTGAAGAAGGCCAAGAAAG ataagaaagagaagaagaagaaaaagaaagagaagaagaaagaggagaagaaaaaggtCCTGAAGTTGGAGCAGCAGGAGAAGCACCCTCAGGAGTCTGATCCCGTCAGAGTcaagcaggagaaggaggacgaGGCCTACGACAAGTACAACCAGCGGGGGGCGCCAGAGCGCCATGGCTCCCAGCTTCGCAGTCCCCGGGACAACGCGGCGTTCCGCCATCGCCACGGAGACCAGCGGGacgggaacagagagagggaggaggaggaggggtggagagacgggggagtggagaggaagtgggagggaggagtgaggaacCGGGACAGCTGGAGAACGGGCAGGGAAGAACGAGAGGAGTTGGACGTTCCGCCGAGAGAAAGCGGCGACCGGGAGAGGGAAAGACCGAGGGAAAGAGATGGCGACATggatagaaacagagagagagagaaagaaagagttagCGATAGGAGTAGAGGGATGGATCGAGataggagtagagagagagacaacgacAGAAATCGAGATAGTGACAGATACAACAAACACAAGGAGGGGGGCAGTCGAGAAGGCGAACAcaggagacacaggtga